The following DNA comes from Salvia splendens isolate huo1 unplaced genomic scaffold, SspV2 ctg303, whole genome shotgun sequence.
taccccatgacaaaaataaccttAGGTgccaaatatgtgattttttaattatggaaaatatttttggaaatttcaattaaatagtatcaaacatgtgattttcttcgtcttctttcttttttcttcattttcttatttctttttagtattttatcttcctttcttcttttgtttttctccttagtttatgtttcttttttcttcttttttcttttctcttctttttcttttttccttttagtgttttatgtatacatctaattgcattcataatataaattaagaacaaaatgtcaaattaaattaattctttaaagtaattaaattaattgaatattttttattaaattattttatacttattttaaGGTTGAAAtgcctaactaaaaatattcaactctttatatctttatgaatacaattcacaaatgttaaatttttattaaggctatattgtttagatactaatttaatgtaaaataataataattattatataatattatattatattattcatAATTTAAGTAGTTatacaataattatttattaagtactactagttttttagtattataacaattaaatgtaattataactgtaattataattaagtatatttgattatattaacaaataaattaattattaatttgtaatatcaaaataataatattaatattgattaataataatagtataaagagtgaggagaatgagagaagatatcataatatcacttttggtactaatTTTGTGTATGCATAAAATATCCTCTATGATATAAACGgaaaaatgtatttgtttagatgatattttggggtgaaaattgTATAAGGtacaaaaaatgtgatttataggtactaaaaacaatataaaataataatcagGTACTACTTacgtgcgaaagtgaaagattaggtaccatttatgtagttcactcataATAATATAAACTATAGGAGCTTAAAAATGAAGCTTCTAGGCCCGTCTATGCAATTTGTTGCATTTCCTCAATTATTGAGATTCGTCACTctattattgaaatatttttgacacaaaaaaaatttatttagttaattaaattaagaataaaatagataaataaattaaaaaaatatttaattagttaaataaattaagaataaaatagataaataaagagatagtaataaaatatgaaaaagatcaaacaaaataattaaagagaGAAAATTAAGTGAGAATAAGTAAAAATTAAGTGTGGTATGTTTGCTATAAAAAAGAATAGTAGTATGATCCAATTATAATGAGATGAATGGAGAATTTATATAAGGTCACCACACATAAtaaatcaaatgaataaatcacatgaactaaaagaaaataaaattttaattctcttttaattttataaattaattaatgaatatgcTAACAAACAAGCCTATTATTCATCCAAACTACTTAATTTTTTAAGTTAAATGATATGTCAAACAAACAAGCCCTAGTATTTATCCAAAACCCAAAACTTGATAGAAGCTTCTAGACCCCCTTCGATAGAAATGTATAGCTCAGTTTCTTTGCTCTCTACAACAAGACTCTCTCTAGTCTCTCCGTTTGTAATCAGCAAAGCTAGAATTTTTATCCAAGTAGCTGCGCAAAGAGTTCGGTACTGCGACCATGGATTCATCAAAAGTAAAACAACTGAAGCAATTTATCGAACAGTGCAAGGCAAATCCGTCCATTCTCTCCGAtccatctctctcttttttccGGGATTACGTTGAGAGGTAGTATTATTTATGAAGTAGAATTTGTTCGTGTATTATCTCTTTCATTCAGCAAAATTTGTGCTTGAAAATGCTGTGGTGAATTCAGTTAAGGATTTGTATTTAGATGATTCTGTTAGTAATTCCaattttaattcgaatttttctGGTCAATTAAATGTAATTGTTTCGATGGTGTTCAGTCTCGGAGGCGAGATTCCGTCGTCTGCAAGAGCTTCTGAAGCGGTATGTTCAAGTTCACTCAGATTTTGTGTCTCGtcttttcaaattttgtttcaTTTCCTTTGGTTTGATTCGTACTGGTGAATATGGGCTGGATTAATCTAGTGGAGAATAATTCAATGATGAGGAATAATATCTGTAATTTTTCTTTGATTCCATATGTTGTGCACGTCTTTTTGTTTTTCATTGTTGAGAGATATGACTCAAGTTTATTTTGTAAATGACGGACCACAGAAGTCTCATGTGGCACATGATAGTGATGAGGATATGGACAACACTGAGTATGAGACACAGCCACCTCAGGAAGAAGAGGAGCCTGAGATAGTTGAATCTGATATTGAACTCGATGATTCTGATGTTGTGGAGCCTGACAATGATCCTCCACAGAAGGTCTGCACAACCCATTTTTGCCCGTTTTCTTTATTTCATCACTTCTGTGAAATTTTTAGCTGTAAATGAgtgtttttatgataaaattctCTAGATGGGTGATGCCACTGTTGAGGTTACTGAGGAAAACAGAGATGCTTCTCAGGAGGCTAAAATGCAGGCAATGGAAGCAATTTCTGAAGGTACTTTGCTGCTATGAACATAATCTTTGGTAAGTATTACTAATCGCTTTGTGCCATTtagtaactttttctttttattaaataGGCAAACATGATGAAGCTATCGAGAGTCTCACCAAGGCTATCATGCTGAACCCTACTTCTGCAATTATGTATGCAACCCGAGGTGTATTGCCATATCCCTTTCTTTTGTATTCTTAAACGTGTTACATCATAAATGCTTAGCTAATATgtgaatttcatttttaactTGCAGCTAGTGTctatattaaaatgaaaaaaccaAATGCTGCTATTCGGGATGCTACTGCGGCGTTAGAGGTATATGTCTTATGTTGTTTGAGATATGTAacaattgtcattccacatttTGTCAATACATACTACTTTCTGCTGGTTCTATTAATTTCTGAATCTTTCTTGATGATAACATGGTATCTTGCAAGTTGCAACATGACTGCATATGGCATTCATGGATTGCAGTCAGCTACAACCATCCAAATTAGTAAAGAAATATTGCATCAGGGTGTTCTTTTTACATCTGTAATTTCTGTTGCTTGCAGTCTGTTTGGCTTTTCCATAGTGATATATCTTTTGAACTAAGCATATCTGCTTGTTTTGGTTTAGGCAGTTCTGAATCCTCATGTTGTATTAACATTGTTCCATCAGCATCTATCTTTTCAAATTAAGTTTTTTGGGAAATATCTGTGTTACACCCTTCTGTGGCCAATGAAAGTCATACAGAATTACAGATAACTTCTTCTGCAGATCAATCCAGACTCTGCCAAAGGGTACAAGTCACGTGGTATAGCACAGGCCATGCTTGGGAAATGGGAAGAAGCAGCCAAGGATCTTCACCTGGCCTCAAAACTTGACTATGATGAGGAAATCAGTGCTGTGCTAAAGAAGGTTGGCTTTTGTGTCCTTTTCTGCAGTAAAGCTGTCATAGTATAATAGTAATAGCAACCTCTTACTATTGAATGTTTGTTAGGTTGAGCCAAATGCTCATAAGATTGAGGAACATCATAGAAAATATGATAGGCTTCGCAAAGAGAGAGAAGATAGGAAGAATGAACGCGAGAGACAACGGCGCCGTGCTGAAGCACATGTGACGCATCTTTCATGTATCACTCGTGTTCTCTTTTACTCCCTAAGCATAAACCTATTTtccatatttctttttgaaggcTGCATATGAAAAAGCTAAGAGACAAGAGGAATCATCATCAAGTAGAGGAGCTGGGGGCATGCCCGGTGGATTTCCTGGTGGAATGCCAGGAGGTTTTCCTGGGGGCATGCCCGGAGGTTTTCCTGGGGGCATGCCCGGAGGTTTTCCTGGGGGCATGCCAGGTGGATTTCCTGGAGGTATGCCCGGCATGGGTGGAGGTATGCCCGGCATGGGGCAAGGTATGCCCGGCATGGGAGGTGGTATGCCCGGGAATGTTGACTACAGCAAGATACTGAATGTGAGTTGTTTGTTCAGATCAGTTTTATCTTGTGGACATGGCTATTTAAGAGatacatgataaataatttttgtatattttcatGACATCATCTGTGTTGTTTTCATCAGTTACATTGTTTGCTATTTCAAAAGTCGGATTCTAACAGCTTGCAATTTATTGTAATGTGACAGGATCCTGAATTGATGTCAGCGTTCAAAGATCCTGAAGTCATGGCTGCACTCCAAGATGGTATATATTTTCTGGCTCAACTATCCAAttataattttctaattttttgctGGTTGATATTCACATTTCATGCTTTCTACTTTTACTTTTCAAATTCTTTTTAGAAGATAGTTACTATGTTGGCATCATTTGCAAAATACCATTATGCGTTATTGAAAGTAATTGGGCTCAGTATCTTCTTATGGCGTTCTTCATCGTTACGTATTCTTGTTTTTTGTTATTAacttaaattgatttttttgtaaTGGATAACTTTAGTTACTTGTGGAGTTGTGGTTAACTATCAGATATCTAGAATTTTAGGGATTTGACCAAAATTTCCAGCTGAATGATCAAATGTTTAGAGTTCCAAACTTCCAATGCCTTCTCATAAATAGTTAAAAAGGCAATGAAAAAAAGGAATAAAGTTTCCATAGCCTTGCTTTTATCGGTTGGTTTCTATGTATTTAATGTTTGTCAGGTTAAATGTAGAGTGAACTATATATTATCCCTTCAGTTGCTTATGTGGAACATGACCATTGCTTTTAGCTCATTCACTGGTGTGCTATTGTTTCCCTATGTATTATTGAAAGTAAATTGATCCAACATTCACCTGCATGATTTGTTTTGTATGTTTATTGGGATCTTTAATTTCGAATGACATACTTTGCTTTGCTGAGAATAAGCAGTGTTTCTCATGAGGGCCTTATAGAGCTCAAGATTATGCCctatattttctgattttctaTTCTTGTTGGTTTTTATTCAGTTATGAAGAACCCTGCTAACCTGGCCAAGCATCAATCGAACCCAAAGGTAGCTCCAATTATAGCAAAAATGATGGGTAAATTTGCTGGTTCACAGTGAGTAGTGATTGCTGGCTCCCATTTTGGCATTACTGGAGGTTTCTATTATTTTGAAGGGCGTCTACATGTTTTCGGAACATGCTTTAAAAACTGTGTTTTAGACAGGAAATGTGTCTTTACAGTCTAAGTTCACATATGATATGATGCAATTTACCTCGGAATATGGCAACTTGTGAAGATCATGGTCCATGGATTTGTTACGTATGTATCTTATAAGTAATCATTTGGGGATGCTAAAATTTGTTTTATGCTGTACAAACTTGAAGACTAATATATCTCCCTTTGTTGACGATGTGGTTTGCTCTGGTTTACACGTACAAATCAGTGCCATGTAAAGCAATACCTATTGGAGAAAGTGAATTGTTCCAAAATATTAAGTCCATCAATGATACTCCTATAATGGAATGTTGGAAAAAAGGAATCATGTTTTCTCATAGTATTACTTTTTCTTAGTCACTATTTCTACTTTCATTTCATCTATAATTGTATTATCCATTTCATTCTATTTCTTATAATTTTAGGTTTTGACAAAATTATACATGCATTCTCCCTCTATTTCATGTTACttgcatttttctatttcaatttatctcaaactatttacactatttCTATTTAAATAAGAATTAGGATAatatattagagttaattaagtaTTTTCTTATTCAGGGATATCTCATTATACTTCAAGTACTAATCagtaatttcaaattaatgatTGAAAATGCGAGTGaattggacggagggagtattatattggTGGCTAGGGTAAAATTGCAATTgattattatttagttttttttaataagaacTGAAAAAAATGAGGGTTGTATTTAGATATAGTAGGACCAAAGTGTGACAATTAATTGAACCCATAACTAGAATAAGAAGGCGTATAGAAAAACGGTTCACAAGCTGAAAGTAAATTGAAAAAGCCGCAAGATGAGGGAAGTAGAGGTGAGCAGTGGGCCCACACGCTGCCGCTGGAACAGGTGTCGCTCCCTTCTTCTGCATGCCTGAGCACGCCGCTTTTAATAAGACTACCAAACGCCTACGCCATTTCATTTGTGCATTTCTGGATGGCTCTTACTCGGATTTTTGTGCTGTTCATGTTTATCTCAGCGGCGGTGGCAAGGCGGCAGAGTGTGTGGGATCCCATTATCCGGCTGCCCACGGAGGAGAATGCCACCAGGTGGGCGGTGCTTGTAGCGGGTTCTAATGGCTTTGGAAATTATCGCCATCAGGTTTATTTCCTAAACCGATTTTATTGCTAAATTTgtctatta
Coding sequences within:
- the LOC121789659 gene encoding FAM10 family protein At4g22670-like isoform X1, with protein sequence MDSSKVKQLKQFIEQCKANPSILSDPSLSFFRDYVESLGGEIPSSARASEAKSHVAHDSDEDMDNTEYETQPPQEEEEPEIVESDIELDDSDVVEPDNDPPQKMGDATVEVTEENRDASQEAKMQAMEAISEGKHDEAIESLTKAIMLNPTSAIMYATRASVYIKMKKPNAAIRDATAALEINPDSAKGYKSRGIAQAMLGKWEEAAKDLHLASKLDYDEEISAVLKKVEPNAHKIEEHHRKYDRLRKEREDRKNERERQRRRAEAHAAYEKAKRQEESSSSRGAGGMPGGFPGGMPGGFPGGMPGGFPGGMPGGFPGGMPGGFPGGMPGMGGGMPGMGQGMPGMGGGMPGNVDYSKILNDPELMSAFKDPEVMAALQDVMKNPANLAKHQSNPKVAPIIAKMMGKFAGSQ
- the LOC121789659 gene encoding FAM10 family protein At4g22670-like isoform X2, translating into MDSSKVKQLKQFIEQCKANPSILSDPSLSFFRDYVESLGGEIPSSARASEAKSHVAHDSDEDMDNTEYETQPPQEEEEPEIVESDIELDDSDVVEPDNDPPQKMGDATVEVTEENRDASQEAKMQAMEAISEGKHDEAIESLTKAIMLNPTSAIMYATRASVYIKMKKPNAAIRDATAALEINPDSAKGYKSRGIAQAMLGKWEEAAKDLHLASKLDYDEEISAVLKKAAYEKAKRQEESSSSRGAGGMPGGFPGGMPGGFPGGMPGGFPGGMPGGFPGGMPGGFPGGMPGMGGGMPGMGQGMPGMGGGMPGNVDYSKILNDPELMSAFKDPEVMAALQDVMKNPANLAKHQSNPKVAPIIAKMMGKFAGSQ